The Hymenobacter sp. DG25A nucleotide sequence GCTGCACGCCGGCCGAGTGGTAGTAATCGAGGTACTCCTCAATCTGCGACTTTCTCTTGCCTTCGGCTGGCTCGTTGATGGGGAACTTCACGTAGCCGTTGCCATTGCTGACCACCTTCGACATCAGGGCCGAATACTCCGTGCTGATGTCATCATCATCGAAGGTAATCAGCAGCTTAAAGCCCATTACGTCCTCGTAGAATTTCACCCACTGGTTCATCTCGCCCCAGCCCACATTGCCTACGCAATGGTCAATATGGAGCAGGCCGACGGGGGCACCCTGCGGTACCAGGCTTTTCTTAGCCACGAAGCCGGGCAGGAAAGGCCCGCTGTACTTGCTGCGCTCCACAAAAGTGTGAATGGTTTCGCCGTAGGTGTAAATGCCGGCGAGGGTTACTTCACCAAACTCATCGGAAATGGAGTAGGGCTCGAAGGCAGGCTTGGCGCCGCGCTTGGTGGTTTCCTCGAATGATTTGCGGGCGTCATCCACCCACAGGGCCATTACCTTCACGCCGTCGCCGTGCTGGCGCACATGGTTGGTAATGTCGGAATCGGGCAGCAGGGAAGTGGTGAGGACGATGCGGATTTTGCCCTGCTGCAGCACGTAGCTGGCACGGTCGCGCAGGCCGGTTTCGGGGCCGGCGTAGGCCACCAACTCATAGCCGAAAGCGGCCTGGTAGTAGTAGGCCGATTGCTTGGCGTTGCCCACGTAGAATTCTACGTGGTCGGTACCGTTGAGGGGGAGGAAATCGTGGGCGGGGTGGGCCTGCACTTCCGGCGAGGTCATGGTTTGCATGGCAGAAACGGCTAGAGTGGGTTCGGGTGGAGATAATGCAGTTGTGTGGGGTAAAAATACACGTTTGTGGTAAAACGTTCCGCAGAAAGGTACGGGCCCCACCAAAGGCCGGCGCTTTTGGCCCGGGTTGTGCGGCAGAATTCCCGAATCCTACGCACCTTTGCAGTAAACCCAACTATGTCTGTGGCTATGAACAAAGAGGACCTCAACCGCGCCCTTATTACCCTGATCGAGAAGAAGCAGGCGCTGCACAAGCTCTCCTACGACAACCCGCGCTACGATGATATTGAGGAAGAGCTGCACGACCTCGAAGACGACTTCAACGACGAATACGGCCCTTACCTGGAGGAAGTACTGGAGAAAGTGCACGAGAAGCTGTGCCCCGATACCGACGTGCTGCTGCCCACCGCCTACCTGCCCAACGACATTGGCGGCGACACCGACTACCTACCTTCGCATAAAGAAGGCGTTTGGGTTGACTCAGATGAATTCCCCGGCAAGGAAGCCCGCCTGGTGCTGGTGCCCAACCCCACGCGCATCATCCTGTCAGTAGGCAAGAAAGTACGCAAAGAAGTCTGGACGGCATAAACCCATGCTCTACCGCATAGCGGAATCTTCTGACTGGCAGCAGGCCCGGGAAACCGGCTTTTTCGCCAGCTTTGATCTGGAGGCCGAAGGCTTTATTCACGCCTCCGAGCGCCACCAGATTCTGGAAACCGCACGCCGCTATTACCTGGGGCGCGAAGACTTGGTTCTGCTGGAAATTGAAGAGGCTGCCCTGGCCGCCGCTGGCATTCTGGTAGAGCGGGAGTGGGCCGAAAGCCGCCAGGAATATTTCCCGCACATTTTTGCGCCAGTGCCTGTAGAAGGCATTCTTCGGACGTGGCCTTTTGAAGCTACCGCCGCGGGTGAACTCCAGCTTCCTGAGGAGTTAGAGCTTATCTGATTTTTAAGAATAGAACACAAAAAGGCCGCTGCATATGCAGCGGCCTTTTTGTGTTTGTTAAGATAAGCGAGGGTTATAGCAGATCAGCCAGTTCCAGCCACCGCTCGCCTTTGGCGTCCAGCTCCGCATCGGTGCGCTTGAGCTGGGCCGCCCAGTCGGCCAGTTCCTGGTGCGAGCCGGCGCCGGAGTTCAGCTTTTCGATGAACTGCTGCTTTTGAGTTTCCAGCTGCGCGAGCTCCTTTTCCAGGTTATCGTACTCCTTTTTCTCGGTGAAAGAAGCTTTACGCTTGGCAGGAGCCGCTTCAACGGGAGCAGCCACGGACACGGGCTTAGGCGCCGGGGCGGCCACTGCTTTCTGCGCCTTTTGGGCTTCGCTGGCTGCGGTATCGGCCTCCTTTTCTGCCAGCCACTCGCGGTAGTCGGTGTAGTTGCCGGGGAAGTTCAGGACGGCTCCGCCGGGCTCCAGCACAAACAGGTGCTCGGCCAGGTGGTCGAGGAAGTACCGGTCGTGGCTCACGATGAGCAGACAGCCGGTGAAGTGCAGTAGGAAGTCTTCCAGAATGTTGAGCGTGGCCAGGTCCAGGTCGTTGGTTGGCTCGTCAAGAATCAGGAAGTTGGGGTTTTTGATGAGCACCCGCAGCAGCTGCAAACGGCGCTTTTCGCCCCCGCTCAGCTTGTTGACCAGCGTATACTGCTGGGCCGGCGGAAACAGGAACAGGTTCAGGAACTGACTGGCCGTGAGCACGTCGCCGTTGGCCAGCTCCACCACTTCGGCCACTTCCTTTACAATGTCAATCACGCGCTGCTCGGGGTCGAACTCCAGCTCTGTTTGGGTGTAGTAGCCAAACACGGTGGTCTGGCCCACATCAATGGTGCCGGAATCGGGCTGCAGCTTGCCCGTGAGCATGTTCAGCAGCGTGGATTTGCCGGCGCCGTTGGGGCCTACCAGCCCAATGCGGTCCTTCTTTTTGAACACGTAGCTGAAGTCATCCAGCACCACATTACCCCCAAACTGCTTGTTCAGGTGGCTGGCTTCAATGATTTTGCCGCCCTGGCGGGTGGTTTTTACGCTTAGCTCAATCTGCTGCTTGCTCAGGTTGGTGCTGGCCTTCTCCTTGGTTACGTAGAAGGCATCGATGCGGGCTTTTTGCTTGGTACCACGGGCCTGGGGCATGCGGCGCATCCAGTCCAGCTCCTTTTTGAACAGCTGCCGGGCCTTTTCTACTTCCACGGATTCGCGCATTTCGCGGTCAGCCTTCTTCTCCACAAAGTAGGCGTAGTTGCCCTGGTAGCGGTACATGTTGCCTTTGTCCAGCTCCACAATTTCGTTTGCCACTTTGTCTAGGAAGTAGCGGTCGTGGGTCACCATCAGCAGGGTGAGGGTGGGGGAGGACAGGCGGTTTTCCAGCCACTCAATGGTGGCCAGGTCCAGATGGTTGGTAGGTTCGTCCAGCAGCAGCACATCGGGCTCCTCAATCAGCACGCGGGCCAAGGCTACGCGCTTGCGCTGCCCGCCGGAAAGCTGGCTCACGTTGCGCGTCAGCAGCTCGCCCAGAATGCCCAGGCGGGCCAGGATTTGCTGCACCTGCGCTTCGTAGTCCCAGGCGTTGAGGGAATCCATGCGCTCCAGCACGCGCTGCAGGTCGTCGGATTTGTGGTTGGGGTCGTTTACGACGTGCTCGTACTCCTGAATGGCCTTGAGCGTATCGTTCTGGCTGGCGAAGATGGTTTCTTCCACCGTCAGGGATTCATCAAACACGGGCTGCTGGCCCAGGTACGTAACCCGGATGCCCTTGCGGGTGCTGACCAGGCCGGTGTCAGGCGTTTCCAGGCCCGCCAGAATGCGCAGCAACGTGGTTTTGCCGGTGCCATTGATGCCCACGAAGGCCACCCGCTGGCCCTGTTGCAAGCCAAAGTTTAAGTCTTTAAACAGCCACCGGTCGGTGTAATTTTTGGAGAGATTCTCAGCAGAAAGCAAATTCATACCACAAAGGTACGAGAGGTGAAATTGTGAAGTGGTGTAATGGTGCGTTTTACCCTTTAAACCCTGCCAGTATCACCAGCCGAGTACCCCTCTCACTACCTCAGCTTTCAGAT carries:
- the hppD gene encoding 4-hydroxyphenylpyruvate dioxygenase; its protein translation is MQTMTSPEVQAHPAHDFLPLNGTDHVEFYVGNAKQSAYYYQAAFGYELVAYAGPETGLRDRASYVLQQGKIRIVLTTSLLPDSDITNHVRQHGDGVKVMALWVDDARKSFEETTKRGAKPAFEPYSISDEFGEVTLAGIYTYGETIHTFVERSKYSGPFLPGFVAKKSLVPQGAPVGLLHIDHCVGNVGWGEMNQWVKFYEDVMGFKLLITFDDDDISTEYSALMSKVVSNGNGYVKFPINEPAEGKRKSQIEEYLDYYHSAGVQHIAIATNDIRHTVSELRRRGVEFLSVPATYYDDLLDRIGHIDEDMESVKELNLLVDRDEEGYLLQIFTKPVEDRPTVFYEIIQRKGAKSFGKGNFKALFEAIEREQALRGNL
- a CDS encoding ABC-F family ATP-binding cassette domain-containing protein, encoding MNLLSAENLSKNYTDRWLFKDLNFGLQQGQRVAFVGINGTGKTTLLRILAGLETPDTGLVSTRKGIRVTYLGQQPVFDESLTVEETIFASQNDTLKAIQEYEHVVNDPNHKSDDLQRVLERMDSLNAWDYEAQVQQILARLGILGELLTRNVSQLSGGQRKRVALARVLIEEPDVLLLDEPTNHLDLATIEWLENRLSSPTLTLLMVTHDRYFLDKVANEIVELDKGNMYRYQGNYAYFVEKKADREMRESVEVEKARQLFKKELDWMRRMPQARGTKQKARIDAFYVTKEKASTNLSKQQIELSVKTTRQGGKIIEASHLNKQFGGNVVLDDFSYVFKKKDRIGLVGPNGAGKSTLLNMLTGKLQPDSGTIDVGQTTVFGYYTQTELEFDPEQRVIDIVKEVAEVVELANGDVLTASQFLNLFLFPPAQQYTLVNKLSGGEKRRLQLLRVLIKNPNFLILDEPTNDLDLATLNILEDFLLHFTGCLLIVSHDRYFLDHLAEHLFVLEPGGAVLNFPGNYTDYREWLAEKEADTAASEAQKAQKAVAAPAPKPVSVAAPVEAAPAKRKASFTEKKEYDNLEKELAQLETQKQQFIEKLNSGAGSHQELADWAAQLKRTDAELDAKGERWLELADLL
- a CDS encoding DUF952 domain-containing protein, with amino-acid sequence MLYRIAESSDWQQARETGFFASFDLEAEGFIHASERHQILETARRYYLGREDLVLLEIEEAALAAAGILVEREWAESRQEYFPHIFAPVPVEGILRTWPFEATAAGELQLPEELELI